TCCATTTAGCCATAACTTTCAAGTTATTTTCAAAGGTTACGTTTACGATGATCGATTTCCCTTCCTCAATGAAATTTACTTGTCTTACTCCCATCAGAAGTGGATGATAGCCTCCATTTTCTACCTTTACAATTTTCCCTAACTTATGCTCGATCCAAACCGTCTTGTTATTCTTTTTATTTTTAAGAATAATTTTATTTGCTTGTGTTTTCTCATAAATGCAATGCTTCAACTCATTTTCTAATTGAATCACAAATATATGCCATTCTTTTTCCCCTTCATTTTTTAAATGTTTTGTTATCACAGCAGCATTCTTGAGTGAGGCCGAAAAAAGCAAACATATAATTGATAGTAAAAATAATGCGAGCAAGCATTCTATTAACGTAAATCCTAAAAAATTATTTTTCAGATCACTCTTTCTTGATTGTAACACTCTCTTTTCCATCTATAATCTCCACCTCAATCAACTTGTTCCCGACTTTATTGAAACGTAATTGATAACTTCTATGATCTAAGTATCTTTCTTGAATCAAAGGTCCGCCATGATTTTCATAGTATTTCATCTCTTCATATAAGACCCTGTAAAGCACTAATTGATCTGATGATTGTTTATTCTTTTTTAATAAGAATGTATTTAATGAAATATAACTTCCAATCACTACACAAATCAGACTTAACGCAATAAGACTTTCAAACAAAATATACCCTTTATAATGATTTGATTTTTTTAACATAGCGACCACTCCCCAATTGAAATTGGAATTCGATCAATTGATTTTTTTCTGCCCATAAAAATGAAAATTTTGATAATTTCCCGTTATTTCCAGAACCGTTCTTGAAGGTAATCTTATCTGGCCCAACAGCCTTTAGTCTGGTTGGGATCTCCACTAATTTTTCCTCCATTGCGTTAGTATTTTTAGGAATCAAAAAATTAAACTGCTGGCTATGTTCGTAAAATATAACTTGTGTATCCATTGTATTTACAACAGCCATTTGCTGAGTAAACAAGATTTTTTTTTCAAAAGAAGATAAAAAATGTTCAACTTCTAACATATGTTGCCAGTTTCTTATCGAAAGTGTTGGCAACATTATAAAAATCGAACATATGAATACAACGAATAAAGATTCGATTAAAGTAAAACCTTTCATATTATTCATTATCATTTCTTGCTTTCTTGATATTTGTCATATTGTTCTTGTGTAATGTACTCTTCTTTCAGCAATTGATCGACTGTAGGAGTTTGATTTTTTTCTAAAATATACAGATCTATTTGTGTTTCGACTATTTTAACGATCGCATCGTTTCCTTTTTTATCAACGCCTTCTTTATGTTTTGAAAGGTTTGGAACAAATAATAGAATCAAAACAGAAATTATCAGAAGTACGACGAGCATTTCTAGTAAAGTAAACCCATTGTAATTGAGTCGTTGCTTTTTCTTTTTCACAAAAATTCCTCCATTCCACCATAAATTGGTAATAGCATTGCAGCATAAATACTCACAACCAATAATGCAACAACTAAGAAAATAATTGGTTGAATCCATTGAATCATTTTTTCCATTCGCTTAAAAAAACGTTGCCAGCAGAGTTCACTATACAAAATCAGCTCTTTCCCTAAGTTTCCTTTGACTTGCCCTTGTTGAATAATCAAAGACAGCTCTGGGGAAAAGAAAGAAAAATTGGGTAATTGTTCGTAAAATGTTTGCCCTGATATCGATTGCTCCTCAATCATTTTCGCTAATTCGCTCATTAGTGATTGTTGACCTGTTGTTTGCATCAATTGAATAATCATTTTGATTTCCAAACCTTGAGAAAATAATTTTCCCCATTCAAGTGCAAAAAAAGCTGAATTGTATTCTTTATAAAAATTCCCTAAAAAAGGTACCTTAGCAACAAACATAGCTCTTTGCAAAAAAGTTTTTTTACTCAAATAAAAGCGAAACGCAACCGTTGATATTGCTAAACTGAATAAAAAAGTCAGGATATAATAAGGACTTTGCTGAATAAATCGAATCCCTAGATTATCTGTTTGAATCATTCCATTTGTCATCAATTGAGGCAAGAGAATTTGACGAATACTAATCAAAACAACTGTCAAAAAAAGTAATAATAGTACAGGATAACTGATTACTTTATAGAAACTTTGCTGTTGCTTATCCACAATTTTCATGTGTTCTTTGATTTTATTTAGTGTCCCAGCTATATCTCCATGCGCTTGAGCAAACTCAATTTGGGTAATGATCGTTGTCTTAAACCCAATCTGTGCTAACCCATTATGGAGAGACTCTCCTCCTTCCATAATGGCAATCAAATAGTCGATTGTTATTTTTGAAATTGATCGCGATTTCTTCATAAAGATCAAACTTTCTTGAACTGTAAATCCATTACTTAATAAGTCTGCCAGTAATTGAATCAACAATGGTTGCTGTTGTTTAGATAGTTTAATGCTCTTTTTCTTCCTCAAATGTTTGATTGTCGATAAATCCATATGCCCAAACCTTTCTTAAATCTTTCGACCACTTAGATGTCATTTTATTAGAAAATATAAAATCTATCAGCAGCCCGCTGATTTCTTCTTTCTTAGTCGACTGAAATGGTAACAATCTTTGATAGATGATCCCAGATACACATTCAATCATTTCTCTTTGTTGAACCCCTAATTCAGCTAACCGTTCATACACTCCAGTAATACTTCTTGCATGGATCGTCGCAAATACCGTATGCCCAGTAAGTGCTGCTCTGATTGCTGCTTGCGCTGTGAGACCATCTCGAATTTCTCCAATAATCAAAATATCAGGACGATGACGTAAGCAAGCCTTGATCAACACATCATAAGTTAAATCAATTTTAGTGTTAGTCTGTAATTGTAAAAAGGTCTCTTCTTCGATTTCGACTGGATCTTCTATTGTGATCACTTGCTGAAATTGATCTGTTTCTTTCGCTAGTTTATACATCAACGTTGTTTTACCAGATCCCACCGGTCCACAAAATAAATGTAATCCGCGGCGTCTGATATACCTTCTAACAATCGTTAATTGCTGCGGCAAAAAATAATTCTCTTGACTGTTTCCAAAAACATGCAAAAAGCGAATAACTAAGCTCTCCCTTTGTCTAAAATCACCAACTGTTGACAATCTTAATCGTATTTCCTTTTGATTGATTGCGTACGTCGCAGCTCCAACCTGTGCTTTCCTTCTTTCACCAACGTCCATGCTCCCCATAAATTTAAAATGAAAAATTAATTTTTCTCCTTCATGTTCATTTAACTCTTTATAAATAATTCGACTTTTCCCTTTCCTCGCAAAAACTTGGATTTTATTCTCAATAGGTAAAACATAGATATCTTGTATGCACTCTGCTACACCCCATTCAATTAATTTCAGTGAAAACTCTTTAATATCCATTTTTTCCCCTCCTTATAGTAATATACGCAACTAAATAAAAAATTATTGAAAAAAACCTAGAACAAAACTTTTTAAGTTTTGTCCTAGGTTTGCTTATGAAATAAAGAGTTAATTATTTATTTAATCAAGTATATTTTCAAATTCCTATTCTGCATTTGACTTATATTAGCTTATTATTTATTGAAAATTACTTATTTAGTAGTGAAAACAAGGAAATGAACCTCATTTATTTCCACTTATTTTTAACTTTTACAGTAAAAAATAAAGCTGTAAATGTTGAAATATCAACACTTACAGCTTTACCAAGAGTTCTGATGCACTATCTTCCCCAAAATAGTTTATCGTTTTGATATACCTATTATACTAAAAAATTGACCGGAATAACTTTCAGAAATTGTTAATTTTATTAAAATTTTTGAGAAAAAGGAGCTCCTGCTTAAAAGGGTTAGGCAGGAGCACTGCTTTATCTAGTGACAAAGACTTAGATCAAAACCATTATACCAAATTATTCTTGATAGTTTTCTCAATCTCTTAGTCCGAAGTGATAAATTTTTGACAAAAAATAAACCTTATCAGATTTTTGACTCGTTCATTTTTTTGTTGAGCAGATAAACTGGGATTCCCAATAATGTCACCCCAATACCAATACTGGCTAATAGTGTTTGTGTGAATAATGTCGTGATCAAAATGAACAGGCCTCCAACAATTGCTATAATAGGGATTACTGGATAAAAAGGTACTTTGTAAGGGCGACTCAGTTCTGGTTCTTTTTTTCTCAAAATCAATACTCCCAAAAAAATCAACAGACTAAATAGCCACATAACAAAAACTAACATATCTGTTAACAAATCAAAACTCCCCACAAACATCATGATCGCAGCGATGCTAAATTGAAAAATTCCCGACACATAAGGAACAACATACTTTTTAGATAGTTTCTGGAACTGCTGACTAAAAGGAATCATTTCTTCCAAAGCTAATGCATAAGGAACTCTAATCCCCGTCATCGTGTAACCATTTAGAGCACCATAAACAGAAATCAATATCCCAATGGTTACTAACTTACCACCCATTGAACCAAATATTTGATTGGAAGCTTCTGAAGCTGCATTCAAATTTCCCGAAAGTTGCTCGATTGGCAATGTTTTAAGGAAAACAAAATTGATTAAAACATAAACAATCGTAATAAATGTCAATCCAAAAAATATTGCCTTAGGCAAATCTTTTTCTGGCTGCTTCATTTCACCAGCTACAGCACCAACACCTAACCACCCATCATAAGCAAACATGGTTGCCAATAAAGACCCGCTAAGTGCCTGAATAAAATTATTATCTCCACCAGCTTTTACAGGAAATAGTGAAACTTCCACATTAGTTGGCATCAAAAGTCCAACTACTACAATCAAAGCAATAGGCAGCATTTTTATTATCAATGTAAAGGATTGTAAATTGGCTGCCAACTTAGTTCCTAGCAAATTAAATATAGTTACACTTAAACCTGTTCCTAGTGCTATCGGTATAAGAAAGTCAGTAGATAAATGAAATAAGTGAATAAATTGCGTACTAAAGATAATCGATAATGCTGCAATATTAGCAGGAAAATAAATCACACTTTGCGCCCATCCTAACAAAAAGCCTGGTAACTTACCGTAAGTATACTCGATATACTTAACTGCGCCTCCTGTTTTTGGAATAGCCGTAGCCAATTCAGCACTTGTCAAACCTGCACATAAAGTTAAAATACCACCTAGTACCCAAGCAAAAATTGTTAGGCTTGGTGATTGAGCAAAACTGACCACACTTGCTGTTTTAAAAAAAACACCTGCACCAATAACAGTCCCCATCACTGTTGCAAAAGCACCAAACAGCGAAATTTCCCGCTTTAATCGATTCTCGTTCATACTTCTCCTCATTCTCTCTTTTAAGTTATTTTTCTAGTATAGCTTTTCTGAATTTAAATTCAAGTATTTCATAAATGTTCAGAACAGATTTCCATAAAATAAAAAATACAGATAAAGCCTTTATCAGACCTATCTGTACCATTAACCGAAACTATTCTTTTAAATTTGCCCATAATATGCATTTGTACCATGTTTTCTAAAAAAATGTTTATCTAAAAGATATTGAGGAATTGGCCGGACGGCTTCATTTACAGCTTCCGTTACACATGCCATTTCAGCTATTTCATCTAATACAATACTATTTTCTACAGCTTTTTTAGGGGTTTGCCCCCACGTAAACGGTCCATGACCGTATACTAGTATCCCAGGAACAGCCAGAGGATCAAGAGCTCCATCTTTAAACGTTTCAATAATTACTTTTCCTGTCTCAAATTCATAGGCAGAGGTTACTTCTTCCGATGTTAATTGGCGCGTGCAGGGAACAACACCATAAAAAGTGTCCGCATGAGTAGTGCCGTATGCTGGTATTTCTCTACCTGCTTGTGCCCACATTACGGCATGTTTTGAATGTGTATGTACCACTGAGTTGATTTCCTTAAAGGCTTTGTATAACTCAACATGTGTCGCTAAATCAGACGAAGGCTTCATTCCTTCTTCCAACACATCCCCATTCAAATCAGTTACCACCATATCTTGTGCCTTCATCGTCTGGTAAGGAACACCACTTGGTTTAATTACAATCAACCCTGCTTCTCGATTGATTTCACTAACATTTCCCCAAGTAAGTTTTACTAATCCTGCTTCAGGTAAGGCTAGATTTGCAACAAAAACTCGTTCCTTCATTTCATTAATTAACAATTTATTGATCATTAAATCCCGCCTCCTTCAAGCAAGGAAATAGAAATAACTTTGCGTTTTCAATTTCTTTTTCAGGTGTTTGGCTATTTTCACTCCACATCTCAATTAGGAATGGTCCATTATATTCCAATCGTTTTAAGGTTTTAAGACATCCTAAAAAATCAACACACCCTTCTCCAAACGGAACTTCTTTAAATTTGCCCGAAAACTGGTCTGTTACAGCCAATGTATCTTTTAAATGGATTGCAGAAATCTGGTCAATTCCGATTTCTAACTCGTAGCCAACATCGTTCTCTGGCCATGCTGATAAATTCCCCACATCAGGATATACTTGTAAATAAGGGGAGCGAATTTGTTCTTTGATTTTTAAAAATTTAGAGATAGAATTAATAAATGGATCATCCATAATCTCTATTGATAAAACAATTTCTTTAGCCGCAGCCATCGCAACTGCCTTTTTTAAATTTTCAATAAAATACTCTCTAGATGTTAATGTTTTCTTTTCATAATAAACATCATAACCTGCTAGTTGAATAGTTCGTATCCCTAAGTCCGAAGCTAAATTTATTGCTTTTTCCATTATAACTAATGCTTCTGTTCGTTTATCTTGATCCTCAGATCCAAAGGGGAAACGCCGATGCCCACTTAAACAAATCGATAATATTTTAATCCCAGTCTCATGAATTGCTTCTCTCACTACTTTTCGCTCTTCTTGCGTCCAGTCCAACCTTTGAAGACGTTCATCAGTCTCATCAATAGACATTTCGACAAAATCAAAATCTAATTTTTTTGCCAATAATAAACGCTCTTTCCAAGTTATATTTTTCGGGAGTGCTTTTTCATAAATTCCTATTGTCGTCATCAACCTTACCCCCAAATGCGTTTGATTTCATCCTGAAAATCTTGTGCGGCTTTTTGGGGATCAGCAGAAGCTGTGATGCCACGTCCTGTAATAAAGGTATACACATCAAGATTTTTGAATAATTTCAATGTTTCTACATCTAAACCACCAGTAACGGAAACTCTAAAGCCCATCTCAATTAGCTTTTTCACTTTGGCCAAATCTTTTTCTCCCCATGTTTCACCTGCCAAAAGTGCATCTCTGCTCTGATGATAAATAGCTTGAGTAATGCCTGCATCTAGCCAATTTTGTGCCTGTTCATATGTCCAGTCTCCATATAATTCAACTTGAACTTCTTCCACTTCTTTAGCTGCTGCTTTCATAGTTGGAATCGTTGCACAACAAATGACTGTCATCCAATCTGCTCCAGATTCACGACAATTTTTTGCCACAGTGCCACCTGCATCTGCACATTTAGTATCTGCAACTACTTTTTTATGTGGGTATAATGCCCGAATACAACGAACAGCTTCTGCACCAGCTTGTAAACAAAGGATAGTGCCCACTTCCACAATGTCTACAATGTCACCAACTGTTACTACATCTTTGATTGCACTAGCTAAATCAGAATGATCTAAAGCTACCTGTAAATTAGGTCTACTCATTTATTTCTCTCCCTACCTTTAACTTTCATTAACAGGGTGGAAAAACTATCCACCCTGACTGATTCCTTTTGCTATAATTATTTAAATTTTGCAGCTAATTCAGTTTCTTGTACACGTTCACTAATTTCTTTAGCAGACATGACATTTCTGACACCGACCACTGTTATTCCCTTCTTTTTAGCATCTTCAAACATATTCAAAAAATTCATTGGGCAAAAGACAACATCATATTGTCCTGCCGTACTTTTTCCTTCTGAAATGGCGCAATGATGAATATTCGTAATATTAAACCCTAACTCTTTCAGTGCTTTTTCTACACTTTTTTTCATCATCAAACTTGTTCCTGATCCATTTGCACACGATACTAATACTCTCATTTTAATTTCCTCCTAAATTTAAATATACTCAAGCTGCTTTTGTCATCATTTTTTTAACGTACGCATCATAATCTTCTGCAATCAAAAAGTATCCTTCTGGATTTGCTCGATATTGGAACTGTGGAATTGCTAACAGTAAAATTACTACTAAAGCCACTCCAAAATAACCTAAATATTTCATTAATATTGTCATCACTGGCCAAACAGTCGCCCAGTCAAACATCCCGATATATCCTCCATATTGAGATAACCCGATAAATGCTGCTATCAAAGCAGATCCTAGGACTTGAATCACACCTGAAATAAATGGGAAGATACAGGCCGCTTTAAATCCGCCACGGTTATTTGCATAAACAGCAATTACTGCGTTATCAAAGAATAGTGGAATAAAACCCGCAATAACGATCACAGGAGATTTAAAAAGAATCAATAACCCGATCGTAATAAATTGTCCTAGTGCACCGAATAAAAAGCCTATCGTCACAGCATTTGGGGAACCAAAACCAAACGTTGCCGCGACGTCGATTCCAGGAACTGCCCCTGGTAGTAAGGTATTGGAAATCCCTTGAAATGACTCTGTCAGCTCTGAAACAAATGTTCGAACGCCTAACTGTAAAATCGCCAGATAAACAGCAAAGTATAGTGCTGTCTGTAAAATATAGAAAAAGAAACTTTGTCCTTCCACCATGAAACCTGCTTCAATCAAGTAAGCTGGTCCTAACACAACTAATATGATCCCAAAGAAAAAAAGCATTAGGATTGACGTTGCAACCATATTTTCATTGAAAATCGATAAGAAACCAGGTAATTGGACATCTTCCAATTTTCGATTGTTTTTGTCTTTTTTCATTTTTTCAGATAAACGCGCAAATATATAAACGCCAAACATTTGTTGGTGGGCAATTGCGAATCCTGCACCTTCAGTTAAATCTTGTGTAATATCCACAGTTAGATTCGATCCTACTGCCCAATAGCAGCCTAGAATAAGTCCCATGATCAACAATATTTGAATTTGACCTAAATCAGGAAAACAGAATAATAAAATCCAAAATGCAGTTGCTGCTTGTTGAATTTGAACATTCCCAGTTGTAAAAACAGCCCGCAATTTTGTGTATTTCTTAAAACGAACCAATAAAATATTCATGACAAACGCAATCAATAATAAAATCATCGTATCACTAAATGTTCGTCCAAAAGTTTCTTCTATGCCTGCTGTTACAGCATTTTGACCAAAATAAGGATCGATAACCATTGCATCTAAATCAAAGCGTTCCTTTAGTCCCACTAAAATCGGTCGAAAATTATTGACTAATCCACCTGAACCAACAGTCAAGATCAAATAACCAACAGTAGCCTTTAAAAAACCTGCGATACTTTCATACAATGGTTTTTTAAGTAAAACATACCCTAATAGAACAATAAATCCGATTAAAAATGCTGGCTGTGTCAAAATATTTGCAGCAAAATAATCCCAAATACCCATCAGAAAATCTAATACTTGTGTCATTTACTCCCCTTCTTTCTATCTGTCAAAAGATGCCATTACTTTTTGGTAATCCTCCATCGTCTCTACCGCCATCAATGCATCGATTATTCCATCAGTCATCAACATTTCTGACAGTTTAGAAATATTTTCTACATGCGCCTCACTATCTTTGGCTGCTAATGTAAAAAATAAACGCGCATTTTTCTCAGCATTTCCTTCTTCAAAAACAACATCTTTACTCATTTTTGTAAATGAAATAGCTGTTCCCAAAACACCTTGACTATCTTCTGATGAATGAGGCATAGCAACACCTGGCACAATCACGATATAAGGGCCATATTTTTGAACACATTCAACAATTTCATCCACATATTGTTGCGTTATAATCTCTTTTTCTAATAATGTCTGACAACTAAGTATCACAGCATCTTCCCAATTTGAAGGCGTTTCTTCACAAAATCGAATTAAATCATTATCATAAAAATACTTTAACATTCACTTTCTCCTTTCTTATAAGAATGATGGAAATGGTGTATCGTTATCCGTTGTAAAGACATCATCGAACCCACGATAAAAATTGAATTCAAGTTTGTCTTTATCGTTTGGATACGTGAATTTCCCACCAACTTGCCATATAAACGGCTTAAATTGATAGTTCAAACGATCTTTTTTAAACTTCCATATTTCGGTTATTTCTTTTGGATCTGCCATAAAATTTGCCCAAATATCATAATGAACTGGAATCACAACATTGGCATTCAATGATTCTGCCATTCGTAACATGTCTACTGAGGTGACTTTGTCCGTGATTCCTCGAGGGTTTTCTCCATAAGCTCCTAAGCACACATCGATTTTGTGTTCGTTCCCATGTTTAGCAAACATATTAGAATAATGAGAATCCCCCGCATGATAGATATTGCCGCCACTTGTTTCAAACAAGTAATTGACAGCGATTTCATCCATGTCTTGAGGTAATTTTCCTTTTAGCGTCATTTCTGGATCTTCACAAGTCACCAACGCAGTTCTGTCAAAAGCTTCTAAAGCAACGATATCAACATCTTTGATTGATACACGGTCACCAGGTTTTACAATCGTTGTTTTCGTTTCCGGGATTCCCCATTTCAACCAAGTTTCAACTACTTCTTTTGGTCCGATAAAGCGTGCATTCGGACAATTTTGATGAACCGCTGCTGCCGTATTGATATCTAAATGATCTGAGTGAATATGAGTGACGACCAATGCGTCAACATCTGTCACAGCAAATGGGTCAATGACAAAAGGCTGGGTTCTAAGGTTAGGCTGCATATTTTCGCATCCGCTCATTCGCATCATCTGATGTCCTTTTTTCATCTTTCCGTTACCATGCGATCTTTTCCCTGTTCCACACCATAAATCACATAAGATATTAGTACCTTCATGTGACTTCAACCAAATCCCTGTACATCCTAGCCACCACATAGAAACGGTTCCTTCTTTAACTTCTTCTTGTTCGATTTCTTCATTCAAATACGTTCCCCATTCGGGAAAAGTACTTAAAATCCAGCTCTCTTTTGTTACATCATGAATTGTTGCCATATTGATCCCTCCACATTATCTCAATCTCGATTACACTTTTCATTCTACAATATTTTTAACCGTTTTCAATCCATTTATAAGATCGTTTATTCATTTTTAAGAACGTTTACATCGAAAATGAATTTATTCCCGATCATAACATCTTTTTTTATGTTCATATATATCTTTTTATGATATAGTTTCGTTGAGGTGAGGAATATGAAAAATTTAGCTTGGAAGAGTATTTACTATGGGAAAAAAAGTTTATTGTGGATTGTTTATTTGTTATTTGCTATTTATATCTGCTACCTAGTTACGAGCTCTCAAGCATTGGGCGCAAAAATAATTTTTGGCAGCTTAGGATGTATTGTATTGAGCATTGTTATACTTTTTGAATATTTAAAAAATCTGTATGAAAAAATGATTTATGCTTTGACTGTTGACTGTGATTTAAAAAAAGCGGTTGCTTTAAAACAAAAGCTACAGAAAAAAGATTTGTTTAATGGCTTCAAACAGTCTATTATTATTTTTGACAGCTTATTTTTGTTAGACGAAGGAAGTTATGCAACTTGTTTGGAGCATTTACATAAGAATCAGCATTTCTTCCATTCCACATTGGATTACCTCTTCATTTATTATCATACGCAAATGTATTGCTATTCTTTTTTAAAAGATGAAGAAAATTTAGAAAGTTGTCTAGAAAAGTTGTTTAAATTGAAAAACGCTAAAAAAAAGCAAATGAACAACTTGTTTTCATGGAATGAAATTACAGGAATGAGATACTTCCACCAAAATAGAAATAAAAAATGTTTAAGCGAACTGGATTTGATTGATAAAAACCGATTGAATAACCGAGAGCTGACCTACGTTTTGTATCTAAAAGGCCACTGTTTACTTAAACTAAATGAGACATCGGAAGGTTATCGTTTATTAAAAGAAGCCAAAGCACTAGGAAATACACTTGCAGTTGCTCAACTGAATGAGAGAGGAGGAATTTAAATGAAAAGTTCACACAAAACAATCAAAAATCGTCGAGATAAACTACTGGAATTATTGAAAAAAGAAACAAGTTTATTGGTGAAAGAGATCAGTCTTGAGCTAACAGTTTCAGAAATAACTGTTCGCCGTGATCTGATTGCTTTAGAAAAAATGGGTTTAGTCCAAAGAGAGCACGGGAAAGCTAAGATCGTGCAGAAAACTGGTACAGAAGATTACAATGAAGAAATTGAAGTACTGAAAAATGCGATTGCTAAAAAGGCAGCTGAGTTTGTTAAGGATGGAAATACATTGTTTATCAATACAGGTTCGACAGCGTTATCCTCTTTGAAACACTTAGAAGATAAACGTGTAACGATCGTCACAAATAATGTAAAAGTCGCTAATCTGGATCACAATCCAAACTCAACAGTTATTCTATCTGGGGGCGAAATTCGCTTTCCAAAAGAAGCCTTAGTTGGCGATATTGCTATCGATTCATTTTCGAAAATGTCATCTGATATCTCTATTATCGGCTGTTCCGGTCTTAGTATTGAAAATGGAATCACAACACCTGTCTTACATGAATCAAAAATAAATTCACTGATTATCGAGCGAACAAATGGCTTAGTGATCGTTGTTGCTGATTATCGCAAAATCGGGTTTTCATCTAATTTTACTAGTGGGAATATCAAAGATATCAATTATTTAATTACAGACACATTCGCTTCGCCTGAAGTGATTCGAGAAATAGAAAAACAAGGCGTACAAGTGATTCAAGTTGAAATCTAACATCCAAAGATCGTACCACGAAAGCAACTCTTTTTTCATAATAGTTTTATTCAATAAAACTATTTGGTTTATGATATAATCTAGTCAAAAATAAATTACACCCCTTCTATTTTCTCAAAAATGGATAAGTTCGCTGCGCTTTTAAATTTAAGGAGGATTGGATCATGAGGATCAAACAATTGGATTATATTATAAAAGTTGTTGAATTAGGTTCAGTTAATGAAGCAGCTAAACATCTCTTCATTACTCAGCCTAGCCTTTCAACTGCGATCAAAGAGTTAGAACAAGAAATGAATATTCAGATCTTTCAACGAACACAAAAAGGAATGGTTCTTACAACTGAGGGGACCGAAT
This sequence is a window from Enterococcus sp. 7F3_DIV0205. Protein-coding genes within it:
- a CDS encoding 3-keto-L-gulonate-6-phosphate decarboxylase UlaD, producing MSRPNLQVALDHSDLASAIKDVVTVGDIVDIVEVGTILCLQAGAEAVRCIRALYPHKKVVADTKCADAGGTVAKNCRESGADWMTVICCATIPTMKAAAKEVEEVQVELYGDWTYEQAQNWLDAGITQAIYHQSRDALLAGETWGEKDLAKVKKLIEMGFRVSVTGGLDVETLKLFKNLDVYTFITGRGITASADPQKAAQDFQDEIKRIWG
- a CDS encoding PTS sugar transporter subunit IIB translates to MRVLVSCANGSGTSLMMKKSVEKALKELGFNITNIHHCAISEGKSTAGQYDVVFCPMNFLNMFEDAKKKGITVVGVRNVMSAKEISERVQETELAAKFK
- a CDS encoding PTS ascorbate transporter subunit IIC, with product MTQVLDFLMGIWDYFAANILTQPAFLIGFIVLLGYVLLKKPLYESIAGFLKATVGYLILTVGSGGLVNNFRPILVGLKERFDLDAMVIDPYFGQNAVTAGIEETFGRTFSDTMILLLIAFVMNILLVRFKKYTKLRAVFTTGNVQIQQAATAFWILLFCFPDLGQIQILLIMGLILGCYWAVGSNLTVDITQDLTEGAGFAIAHQQMFGVYIFARLSEKMKKDKNNRKLEDVQLPGFLSIFNENMVATSILMLFFFGIILVVLGPAYLIEAGFMVEGQSFFFYILQTALYFAVYLAILQLGVRTFVSELTESFQGISNTLLPGAVPGIDVAATFGFGSPNAVTIGFLFGALGQFITIGLLILFKSPVIVIAGFIPLFFDNAVIAVYANNRGGFKAACIFPFISGVIQVLGSALIAAFIGLSQYGGYIGMFDWATVWPVMTILMKYLGYFGVALVVILLLAIPQFQYRANPEGYFLIAEDYDAYVKKMMTKAA
- a CDS encoding PTS sugar transporter subunit IIA, yielding MLKYFYDNDLIRFCEETPSNWEDAVILSCQTLLEKEIITQQYVDEIVECVQKYGPYIVIVPGVAMPHSSEDSQGVLGTAISFTKMSKDVVFEEGNAEKNARLFFTLAAKDSEAHVENISKLSEMLMTDGIIDALMAVETMEDYQKVMASFDR
- the ulaG gene encoding L-ascorbate 6-phosphate lactonase, yielding MATIHDVTKESWILSTFPEWGTYLNEEIEQEEVKEGTVSMWWLGCTGIWLKSHEGTNILCDLWCGTGKRSHGNGKMKKGHQMMRMSGCENMQPNLRTQPFVIDPFAVTDVDALVVTHIHSDHLDINTAAAVHQNCPNARFIGPKEVVETWLKWGIPETKTTIVKPGDRVSIKDVDIVALEAFDRTALVTCEDPEMTLKGKLPQDMDEIAVNYLFETSGGNIYHAGDSHYSNMFAKHGNEHKIDVCLGAYGENPRGITDKVTSVDMLRMAESLNANVVIPVHYDIWANFMADPKEITEIWKFKKDRLNYQFKPFIWQVGGKFTYPNDKDKLEFNFYRGFDDVFTTDNDTPFPSFL
- a CDS encoding DeoR/GlpR family DNA-binding transcription regulator, whose protein sequence is MKSSHKTIKNRRDKLLELLKKETSLLVKEISLELTVSEITVRRDLIALEKMGLVQREHGKAKIVQKTGTEDYNEEIEVLKNAIAKKAAEFVKDGNTLFINTGSTALSSLKHLEDKRVTIVTNNVKVANLDHNPNSTVILSGGEIRFPKEALVGDIAIDSFSKMSSDISIIGCSGLSIENGITTPVLHESKINSLIIERTNGLVIVVADYRKIGFSSNFTSGNIKDINYLITDTFASPEVIREIEKQGVQVIQVEI